Proteins encoded in a region of the Paenibacillus sp. E222 genome:
- a CDS encoding DUF4127 family protein, which yields MKNVLYVPLDDRPVNLDDVIVLGRSAGINVITPNLSDITNRLDSQKTASGSTLVSTSSPTYGNPANIRQFILNNAASVDGFIISSDMLAYGGLIASRRLRTSPGGAYPAYDSATTDLLDVIRLVKQSYPSKPIYVLDTIMRLATTAFAGGLSFAAYNESRTFMLQPRRSFSQFADIIAGYNLSPTGSYGSTTNFNKEQYYNTRQHKFKSNRYILEQLAQAGYIDFLAVGVDDANTQGVQINEINFVEGRINAWLGGTNGQNPDRAIILPDADGLGHALMARMANQLYLNGVRPRYTVQYFGPHGSTITSQYEYMDVHQNILRHIDIVGGQSVSSSPTVEIIGVTDAAQVTAAVNRIVANSTNRVPTVVIDFVGGGSANATVTEGLLGSQHTGRILGYSAWNTPGNKIGIALGMGQARYAYLVTETDLNALSTAVHAHGSLLFKRFLKDYYYKTVAIDEIRTYSRANSLYTNVATIADQNMLLFNSPADYSHLQSVLRNRMQTHRTTLSGKSAFLINGTGTSYNVRQITGGTWSFAGYANSTLAYGDPDYLWKRAFEVTLNPVVTLQ from the coding sequence ATGAAGAATGTATTGTATGTACCGTTGGATGACAGACCAGTGAATTTGGATGATGTCATCGTGCTAGGTAGATCAGCAGGAATTAACGTAATTACCCCAAATTTAAGTGATATTACAAACCGTCTGGATTCCCAAAAGACAGCTTCTGGATCCACACTGGTCTCGACATCTTCGCCGACTTACGGAAATCCGGCGAATATCCGTCAGTTCATCTTAAATAATGCTGCCTCTGTCGACGGGTTTATTATATCTTCAGATATGCTTGCCTACGGAGGTCTCATTGCTAGTAGACGATTGCGTACGAGTCCTGGGGGAGCTTACCCGGCCTACGATAGTGCCACAACGGATCTGTTGGATGTTATTCGACTAGTAAAACAATCTTATCCGAGTAAGCCAATCTATGTGTTAGATACAATTATGCGTCTAGCTACAACTGCCTTTGCAGGCGGACTGTCTTTTGCCGCTTACAATGAATCACGTACGTTTATGTTGCAGCCGAGAAGAAGTTTTTCACAGTTTGCAGATATTATTGCAGGTTACAATTTGTCGCCTACCGGTTCATATGGTAGTACTACAAACTTCAATAAAGAACAGTACTACAACACTAGACAACATAAATTTAAAAGTAATCGTTACATTCTAGAGCAATTAGCACAGGCAGGATATATTGATTTTCTAGCTGTAGGAGTTGATGATGCGAATACCCAAGGGGTGCAGATTAATGAGATTAATTTTGTTGAGGGTCGTATTAACGCCTGGCTTGGTGGTACAAACGGCCAAAATCCGGACCGAGCAATTATTCTCCCTGATGCGGATGGATTGGGTCATGCCTTGATGGCCAGAATGGCAAATCAGCTATATCTTAATGGGGTAAGACCAAGGTATACAGTTCAGTACTTCGGCCCTCATGGTTCCACAATTACTAGTCAGTATGAATATATGGATGTGCACCAAAATATTCTTCGTCACATTGATATTGTTGGCGGTCAGTCCGTGAGCAGTTCACCAACTGTCGAAATCATTGGGGTTACAGATGCTGCTCAAGTTACAGCAGCCGTCAATCGAATTGTGGCTAATAGTACAAATCGCGTTCCGACCGTGGTAATTGATTTTGTTGGAGGAGGTTCAGCAAACGCTACGGTCACAGAAGGACTGTTGGGTAGTCAACACACCGGACGTATCTTAGGTTACAGTGCTTGGAATACACCAGGAAATAAGATCGGTATAGCCTTAGGAATGGGACAAGCACGATATGCATATTTGGTCACTGAAACAGATCTCAATGCGCTTAGCACAGCAGTACATGCACACGGTTCTCTCTTGTTCAAACGTTTCTTAAAAGACTACTATTACAAAACGGTTGCTATTGACGAAATTCGTACCTACTCTAGAGCGAATTCGCTATATACTAATGTTGCTACAATTGCGGATCAGAATATGCTTCTATTTAATAGTCCTGCAGATTATTCACATTTGCAAAGTGTATTGCGAAACAGAATGCAAACGCATCGAACGACACTTTCCGGAAAAAGTGCTTTCCTTATTAACGGTACAGGAACTTCTTATAATGTACGACAAATTACGGGAGGAACTTGGTCGTTTGCAGGATATGCCAATTCAACACTTGCATACGGAGATCCTGATTATCTCTGGAAACGGGCTTTTGAAGTTACGTTGAATCCTGTAGTAACGCTACAGTAA
- a CDS encoding stalk domain-containing protein — protein sequence MFKKISLTMLAASMLVLPNFSSSSFAADTPITIDSGILKNNRVLIPLRAVSENLGADVKWNQQQKTITITKENTEMVLTINSNKVMLNQSEILLDVPAELNYNSTYVPARFVSQTLGADVNWNQQASQATITLDGKQLQVTIQKPQVQIPNAKKITDKQRQVFVNKLNEATDLSSIKQIRATFSPYFTDKFINEIIRSKGLKYDFKFTTVYQSAISYTNTNTAKLSQSSGPDSKYAPNETLYRTAKLVYTSKGWKVDGVDFSLIKEVLNP from the coding sequence ATGTTCAAGAAAATATCTCTTACAATGTTGGCAGCTTCTATGCTTGTCCTGCCTAACTTCAGCTCATCTAGCTTTGCTGCTGATACACCAATCACTATAGACAGTGGTATTTTAAAAAACAATCGAGTACTCATCCCGCTAAGAGCTGTTTCTGAAAACCTAGGGGCAGACGTGAAATGGAATCAACAACAAAAAACCATTACCATTACTAAAGAAAATACAGAAATGGTTCTCACCATTAATTCAAATAAAGTAATGCTTAATCAATCGGAGATTCTATTGGATGTTCCAGCAGAACTAAATTACAATTCCACATATGTACCTGCTCGTTTTGTAAGTCAAACTTTAGGAGCAGACGTAAACTGGAATCAACAAGCGAGTCAGGCGACGATTACGTTAGATGGGAAGCAACTCCAAGTAACCATACAAAAACCACAAGTTCAAATTCCAAATGCAAAAAAAATCACGGATAAGCAAAGACAGGTATTCGTAAACAAATTAAATGAAGCAACGGATCTATCATCAATTAAGCAAATCCGAGCGACCTTCAGCCCATATTTTACGGATAAATTTATCAATGAAATCATTCGTAGCAAAGGGTTGAAATATGATTTTAAATTTACAACAGTTTATCAATCGGCCATCAGTTATACCAACACCAATACCGCCAAATTAAGCCAGTCTTCGGGTCCCGATTCTAAATATGCTCCTAATGAAACACTCTACAGAACAGCTAAGCTTGTATATACCAGTAAAGGCTGGAAAGTGGATGGGGTAGATTTCTCTTTGATCAAAGAAGTATTGAATCCGTAA
- a CDS encoding metallophosphoesterase: protein MKIAILTDIHGNYPALRAVFSDIDSRGDIEHTYCLGDMIGIGPNSNEVLEEIMNRKDVTAVSGNHEEAVLKLLQGKDTLPGHEMIAGHHKWVGKNLKNENIKFIEDLPQTLDVEVGGQKILITHYHMNQEEREVIDESPTGLALDAKYKGSPYNLVCFGHHHPIHYFKTDQRVYLNPGALGCNEHAIARYAVVELQKRTMNIQLIGTTYDNKAFLESFEQLQVPDREFMIKAFHGNQLERDFKDGNNIS, encoded by the coding sequence ATGAAGATTGCAATTCTAACTGATATTCATGGTAATTATCCGGCATTGCGTGCCGTATTCTCTGATATTGATTCCCGCGGGGATATCGAACATACATATTGTCTGGGTGATATGATTGGCATTGGTCCTAATTCTAACGAAGTGCTTGAAGAGATAATGAATCGAAAGGATGTAACGGCGGTTTCAGGTAATCATGAAGAAGCGGTTTTAAAACTATTGCAAGGGAAGGATACCTTGCCGGGTCATGAAATGATCGCTGGACATCATAAGTGGGTAGGTAAGAATCTCAAAAATGAAAATATCAAGTTTATAGAAGATCTTCCTCAAACATTAGATGTTGAAGTAGGAGGGCAAAAAATATTAATAACCCATTATCATATGAATCAAGAAGAAAGAGAAGTAATAGATGAGAGCCCGACAGGATTGGCATTAGACGCAAAGTATAAAGGTTCACCATACAATCTCGTTTGTTTTGGTCATCATCATCCAATCCATTACTTTAAGACAGATCAAAGAGTTTATTTGAATCCTGGAGCTTTAGGTTGTAATGAGCATGCGATTGCAAGATACGCGGTAGTAGAACTGCAAAAAAGAACAATGAATATACAACTTATAGGAACCACATATGACAATAAAGCATTTTTGGAGTCTTTTGAACAGTTACAGGTTCCAGACAGAGAGTTTATGATAAAAGCATTTCATGGGAATCAACTTGAGAGAGATTTCAAAGATGGCAATAACATCTCATAA
- a CDS encoding GNAT family N-acetyltransferase: protein MLELAMNELETARFLCSGISNTVLFANIEGKIGRTWIDSKKKPTYSVIIAGDFAFLLGSVEALKEVDVPLRFVLEECRRKIIITNEFSWISLLSQHYSDSFQKFNRYSFKKEPTFQVEQLEENIKMIDTAFKIVPIDEHNYPMVLQDPFMADCCCFFSSLEEFMQHGIGFVILKDNQIITGASSYTYHEGCIEVTIGTHPLYRRQGLALACASRLILECMSRNIHPNWDAANLESVALAEKLGYKMEKEYEVYSI, encoded by the coding sequence GTGTTAGAATTAGCGATGAATGAGCTTGAGACTGCTCGCTTTTTATGCAGCGGTATAAGTAATACAGTTCTTTTTGCAAATATAGAAGGAAAGATAGGAAGGACATGGATTGATAGTAAGAAGAAGCCCACTTACTCCGTAATTATTGCAGGAGATTTCGCATTCTTACTTGGAAGTGTCGAAGCATTGAAAGAAGTAGATGTTCCATTGCGGTTTGTTCTTGAAGAATGCAGGAGGAAAATCATAATTACAAATGAGTTTTCTTGGATATCCCTTTTATCTCAACATTACTCAGATTCATTTCAAAAGTTTAACCGGTATTCCTTTAAGAAAGAACCGACTTTCCAAGTAGAACAGTTAGAAGAGAACATAAAAATGATAGATACTGCTTTCAAAATCGTACCCATAGATGAACATAATTACCCAATGGTACTGCAAGATCCCTTTATGGCAGATTGTTGTTGTTTCTTCTCTTCCTTAGAAGAATTTATGCAGCATGGAATTGGATTTGTTATTCTCAAGGATAATCAGATTATTACTGGTGCTTCTTCTTATACTTATCATGAAGGGTGTATTGAAGTTACAATTGGGACACATCCTTTGTACAGGCGCCAAGGTTTGGCACTAGCTTGCGCATCAAGATTGATTCTTGAGTGCATGAGCCGAAATATCCACCCAAACTGGGATGCAGCCAATTTAGAGTCAGTTGCTCTTGCAGAAAAATTAGGTTACAAAATGGAAAAAGAATACGAAGTGTACTCTATATAA
- a CDS encoding retropepsin-like aspartic protease, with translation MNIEYRDGLLFTEITVHFNKQKKVISNIVIDTGASHSLISQDEVDEIGILVGMDDEIITSYGIGGKEHAFSKRIDGIQVGDFILKDVYIDFTSFKYHNINGLLGLDVLTEGEFDIDLKEFKLLRS, from the coding sequence ATGAATATTGAATATAGAGATGGGCTGTTATTCACGGAAATAACAGTCCATTTTAATAAGCAGAAGAAAGTGATATCGAACATCGTGATTGATACAGGAGCCAGTCATAGCTTGATTTCACAAGATGAAGTGGATGAGATTGGGATACTAGTGGGTATGGACGATGAAATTATAACCAGCTACGGAATTGGAGGTAAAGAGCATGCTTTCAGTAAGCGAATCGACGGTATACAGGTAGGAGATTTTATTTTAAAGGATGTATACATAGACTTTACTTCATTTAAATATCACAACATTAACGGACTTTTGGGACTAGATGTACTGACGGAAGGAGAATTTGATATTGATCTAAAGGAATTTAAATTACTTCGTTCATAA
- a CDS encoding Cthe_2314 family HEPN domain-containing protein: protein MIHEYLEYPTKEQWIDIEEHSKINHLYLDIKRPEITDFFALFTEHELASWVRLFNNRLGQSRTSYIFFMHYYNKGIPDKEWYISPGKEGQSIQYFPHFTKDETINYKVMFDYYVDAFYYKFFSAWDTIFHIINIQYQFDIETSKDFNRKILTNLNSVNPVLKRQINKTNNSKAFKRSRVLRNDITHNFAPNDISSGISKKKENGKLKKISFGVGNYTPSNEFVENIDGIIEEFIKFLNVFKRSLEATEKKG, encoded by the coding sequence ATGATTCATGAATATTTAGAATATCCAACCAAAGAACAGTGGATTGATATAGAAGAGCACTCAAAGATTAATCATTTATATCTCGATATAAAGCGGCCGGAAATCACTGACTTTTTTGCTCTGTTTACAGAACACGAATTGGCAAGTTGGGTTAGGTTATTTAATAATAGATTGGGTCAATCAAGAACAAGTTATATCTTTTTTATGCACTACTACAATAAAGGAATTCCTGATAAAGAATGGTATATCTCACCGGGGAAGGAGGGACAATCAATTCAGTATTTCCCTCACTTTACGAAAGATGAAACAATTAATTATAAAGTAATGTTTGATTATTATGTTGATGCTTTCTATTATAAGTTTTTTTCAGCTTGGGATACTATTTTTCATATCATTAATATTCAATACCAATTCGATATAGAAACAAGTAAAGATTTTAATCGAAAAATATTAACGAATCTCAATAGTGTAAATCCAGTTTTAAAAAGACAAATTAATAAAACCAATAATTCTAAAGCATTTAAAAGATCAAGAGTACTTAGAAATGATATTACACATAACTTTGCACCGAACGATATCAGTTCTGGAATAAGTAAGAAAAAAGAAAATGGGAAACTGAAAAAAATAAGTTTTGGAGTCGGAAATTATACGCCATCAAATGAATTTGTTGAAAATATAGATGGAATAATTGAAGAATTTATCAAATTTTTAAATGTATTTAAGAGAAGTCTTGAGGCTACTGAGAAGAAGGGATAA
- a CDS encoding aspartyl protease family protein: MKIRLVNGLPIIEVLFTYQNQSVLLPNVLLDTGCATTIFDIDLIEPTGLTIDPIQGRAVRMYGIGGQSELSFQQPVHSLTLNHHILNDFVIQLGQTKEPYGFDGILGVDFLSTLQLNIDFKDMVVRKS, translated from the coding sequence ATGAAAATAAGATTAGTTAATGGCCTTCCTATTATTGAAGTTTTATTCACTTATCAAAATCAATCTGTCTTGCTTCCCAATGTATTATTGGATACAGGATGTGCAACTACCATCTTTGATATTGATTTAATCGAACCTACTGGCCTAACCATTGATCCTATACAAGGTCGTGCTGTTCGAATGTATGGAATTGGAGGTCAAAGTGAACTTTCATTTCAACAGCCCGTTCACTCGTTGACCTTAAACCACCATATATTAAATGATTTCGTCATTCAGCTTGGACAAACAAAAGAACCTTATGGTTTTGATGGAATCTTAGGTGTTGATTTTTTATCGACTTTGCAATTGAATATCGATTTTAAAGATATGGTAGTTAGGAAATCCTAA
- a CDS encoding tyrosine-type recombinase/integrase has product MLENGTDLRYIQELLSHTSARTTQRYTHVSTKNIQRIQSPLDRMDMGDFLIYLPFSPNFSSHISPHRLSYT; this is encoded by the coding sequence TTGCTGGAAAACGGGACAGATCTACGATACATTCAGGAGCTACTTAGTCATACGAGTGCACGAACAACTCAGCGATATACGCATGTTAGTACGAAAAATATTCAACGTATTCAGAGTCCATTGGATCGTATGGACATGGGAGATTTCCTCATTTATCTCCCTTTTTCACCAAATTTTTCTTCGCATATATCGCCTCATAGGTTATCATATACGTAG
- a CDS encoding tyrosine-type recombinase/integrase encodes MLSEKEVVAQLLKSVTNPKHKAILFVTYSSRLRVGKVMRLRCSDLDIERKTLLVRQGKGQKDRRTLLSNLAWDIVQEYIDEYRPNRWLFPGQSSDRHLTERSVQKLFEDARRRAGIVKR; translated from the coding sequence GTGTTGTCCGAAAAGGAAGTAGTTGCTCAATTACTCAAATCCGTAACCAACCCTAAACATAAGGCCATATTGTTTGTGACCTATTCTTCCAGGCTTCGTGTAGGTAAAGTTATGCGTCTGCGTTGCAGTGATCTGGATATTGAAAGGAAAACACTACTTGTGAGACAGGGGAAGGGGCAAAAGGATCGGAGGACACTTCTTTCAAATCTCGCCTGGGATATCGTGCAGGAATACATAGATGAATACAGACCCAATCGTTGGCTGTTTCCGGGGCAATCTTCTGATCGACATCTTACTGAGCGGAGCGTGCAGAAGTTGTTTGAAGATGCAAGACGACGTGCTGGAATTGTGAAAAGGTAA
- a CDS encoding phage integrase N-terminal SAM-like domain-containing protein: MNDDTTTEETITITKGSTHSLHIRCPYNHAYIQRIRQITDRKWEPKQKMWIIPYTIAAIQEFTSQFDPDEVQITPELWVDNEELQQWKANRGNKQWSKEPLQKALKLRGYSRKTIKAYYKQVERFLSSLSLKNKDVTTSNIQMYCLGLLERGISHSSVNQTISALRFYCKHVLHHPMDL; the protein is encoded by the coding sequence ATGAACGATGATACTACAACCGAAGAGACGATCACCATAACTAAAGGTTCTACTCATTCATTGCATATTCGTTGTCCCTATAACCATGCATATATTCAGCGCATTCGCCAGATTACGGACAGAAAGTGGGAACCCAAACAGAAAATGTGGATCATACCCTACACTATTGCGGCCATCCAGGAGTTTACGAGCCAGTTTGATCCAGATGAAGTTCAGATTACCCCGGAGTTGTGGGTTGACAATGAAGAACTGCAGCAATGGAAAGCTAATAGGGGAAACAAGCAGTGGAGCAAAGAACCGTTACAGAAGGCACTAAAGTTACGAGGATATAGTCGCAAAACGATCAAAGCGTATTATAAACAGGTCGAGCGTTTTCTAAGCAGCCTTAGCCTTAAAAATAAGGATGTCACTACTTCCAATATTCAGATGTATTGTTTAGGTTTGCTGGAGCGAGGAATTTCCCATTCAAGCGTGAATCAGACCATTAGCGCGCTCCGCTTCTATTGCAAACATGTGCTCCATCACCCCATGGATCTCTAG
- a CDS encoding serine hydrolase encodes MQMSRGYHTVNKVIACILSFIFIIMAIAAPVHAEEEQVETTPSRIPLSKLEETIDAYVASYEKYTAAVSVVAIKDGKTIVNKAYGYADMENQRKADTSTVFEWASISKLLVYTSVMQLVEQGKLDLEADIQEYLPEGFFKKLKYDEPITLMNLMHHNAGWEDQTASEVYYYEENENVDLGETLRENEPKQIYKPNSVVGYSNYSVGLAGYIVELVSGQPYYEYVNQHIFEPLHMNDTTVHPTGQNRPDLVQRRNEIEGYTKDLKRIPENRVFVTFYPTGAAIGTAEDLGKFLAALMPVDDSHVLFAKRDTLDEMLSTSLYYDETSIPRFAHGFVEMEYVVPTLMHEGNLKGFSSKVVFDPASKFGMVVMTNIAFEEIYYYGLISKIFGNSTYVSSVTSEGGGYFQSARRASSRFTDLFRQLDITKFSKAELSSLYNVVEHNGVVEKISYTPYMDYLPVSNLKVNLIVISFIPVALAIIFSLSVLIGYLIRMLFYKRNKRGNHPTHFVKYYLAINFAGAVLPLNLFIIHTRLPSYPTHSSLRINLLFNLLYVVLAVAYLGLLMFKLRKSSYSKKQKLMYIMSGISAFILAAFILGWNLYV; translated from the coding sequence ATGCAGATGAGTCGTGGATATCACACTGTAAACAAAGTAATCGCTTGTATTCTGTCATTCATATTTATCATTATGGCAATAGCGGCACCTGTCCACGCTGAAGAAGAACAGGTTGAGACTACACCATCCAGGATTCCTTTATCCAAGTTAGAGGAAACGATTGATGCTTATGTTGCCTCGTATGAGAAGTATACCGCTGCTGTCTCGGTTGTGGCTATCAAAGACGGAAAAACCATTGTGAATAAGGCATATGGTTACGCGGATATGGAGAATCAGCGAAAGGCGGATACATCTACGGTTTTTGAATGGGCTTCGATCTCTAAGCTGTTGGTCTATACGAGTGTGATGCAGCTTGTCGAGCAAGGAAAGCTTGATTTGGAGGCGGATATCCAAGAATATCTACCAGAGGGATTTTTCAAAAAGCTGAAATACGATGAACCGATTACCCTAATGAACCTGATGCATCACAATGCGGGTTGGGAAGATCAAACAGCGTCCGAAGTGTATTATTACGAAGAGAATGAAAATGTTGATTTGGGAGAAACGTTGCGTGAAAATGAGCCGAAACAGATATATAAGCCGAATAGCGTCGTCGGTTATTCAAACTATAGCGTTGGATTAGCCGGTTACATTGTGGAATTGGTAAGTGGCCAACCTTATTATGAATATGTTAATCAACATATTTTTGAACCTCTTCATATGAACGACACTACGGTTCATCCAACGGGGCAAAATCGTCCAGACCTAGTGCAAAGAAGGAATGAGATCGAAGGGTATACGAAAGATTTGAAACGGATCCCTGAGAACAGAGTATTCGTAACGTTCTATCCTACAGGGGCAGCGATCGGGACAGCAGAAGATTTAGGGAAATTCCTTGCAGCGCTGATGCCTGTTGATGATAGCCATGTATTATTTGCAAAGAGGGATACGTTAGACGAAATGTTGTCAACAAGTCTATATTATGATGAGACTTCTATTCCGCGATTTGCGCACGGGTTCGTTGAGATGGAATACGTGGTGCCTACGCTGATGCATGAGGGGAATTTAAAAGGATTTTCAAGTAAAGTTGTCTTTGATCCAGCATCCAAATTTGGGATGGTGGTCATGACAAACATTGCGTTTGAGGAAATCTATTATTATGGACTTATTAGCAAAATCTTTGGTAATAGTACATACGTTAGTTCCGTTACTTCTGAAGGTGGGGGATATTTTCAATCCGCACGACGGGCTTCTTCTAGATTTACTGATTTATTCAGGCAGCTTGATATAACCAAATTTTCAAAAGCGGAGTTAAGTAGTCTGTATAATGTTGTCGAGCATAATGGGGTTGTTGAGAAAATTTCCTACACTCCTTACATGGATTACTTGCCTGTATCGAATTTGAAGGTGAACTTGATTGTAATATCTTTTATTCCTGTTGCGCTAGCCATCATTTTCAGTTTAAGTGTGTTGATCGGCTATTTAATCCGGATGCTTTTTTACAAACGAAATAAACGGGGAAATCATCCAACCCATTTTGTTAAATATTATCTTGCCATTAATTTTGCAGGTGCGGTACTTCCTCTTAACCTTTTCATCATACACACGAGACTCCCAAGTTATCCCACTCATTCTTCGCTACGGATCAATTTATTGTTTAATTTACTTTATGTGGTTCTAGCAGTGGCGTATCTTGGCTTGCTTATGTTCAAACTTCGGAAGAGCAGTTACAGCAAAAAGCAAAAGCTGATGTACATCATGTCTGGCATCTCGGCTTTCATCTTGGCTGCTTTTATTCTGGGATGGAATTTGTATGTTTAG